The following coding sequences lie in one Myxococcus xanthus genomic window:
- a CDS encoding DUF1318 domain-containing protein codes for MKHRGLLLWAALATSGCISAPEIVMVDRATALEEQASGSFKDVEQRLARAGMNPTPVPFTPNQLEELGIQPTPLVENIGRTPADRVDDLLRRHCVGEGRDGLLATTRRRCQAGRMTADDMALVERVNRSRQLLWKWMRSARPDVPEVTLRRNWHKVHAEGVVCGGWVEAEDGTWGEKQC; via the coding sequence ATGAAACACCGTGGGTTGCTGCTGTGGGCCGCCCTCGCCACGTCCGGGTGCATCAGCGCGCCGGAGATTGTCATGGTGGACCGCGCGACGGCGCTCGAGGAACAGGCCTCGGGCTCGTTCAAGGACGTGGAGCAGCGGCTGGCTCGCGCAGGCATGAACCCCACGCCGGTGCCATTCACACCCAATCAGTTGGAAGAGCTGGGCATCCAGCCCACGCCGCTGGTGGAGAACATCGGCAGGACGCCCGCGGACCGCGTTGACGACCTGCTGCGTCGCCACTGCGTGGGCGAAGGGCGGGACGGGCTGCTGGCGACGACCCGGCGCCGCTGCCAGGCCGGGCGCATGACAGCCGACGACATGGCCCTGGTCGAGCGGGTGAATCGCTCCCGTCAGTTGCTCTGGAAGTGGATGCGGTCGGCCCGCCCCGACGTCCCGGAAGTGACGCTGCGCCGGAACTGGCACAAGGTGCACGCGGAGGGCGTCGTCTGCGGCGGTTGGGTCGAGGCCGAGGATGGGACCTGGGGAGAGAAGCAGTGCTGA